One part of the Deinococcus depolymerans genome encodes these proteins:
- a CDS encoding NCS2 family permease, protein MTHSSSPPPAPAGPLDRFFGLSAAGSSVPQELRAGLTTFLTMSYILFVNPQVLGTAIGVPNAFVQLLMTTAIAAAFGSLAMGLIARYPFAQAPGMGLNAFFAFTVVQGMGVPWQTALGAVFISGALFVVLSALGARQAIVRAIPLGLKFAITAGIGAFLAFLGLRSAGIVVSNPATMLALGNVAAPGAWLAAAGLVITAALTVRRVTGAILYGILLTTLAAVILRLPVYPGGPDGALQAFGGFTGRLGILDAPVWPSALVGQLDIAGAFGLGLLSVVFTFFFVDFFDATGTLTGLAQKAGYLDEQGDMPRARRTFAMDGLAAMFGAFMGTSTTTAYVESASGIGAGGRTGLSAVTVGALFLLSTFLWPLAAAIPGAATAPALILVGALMMEGVKFIDWDDLSESLPAFLTIIAMPLTFSIANGVSFGVLSYCALKLLAGRARDVSPILYGVAALLLARYVFLSAG, encoded by the coding sequence ATGACCCACTCCAGTTCTCCCCCTCCCGCCCCGGCCGGCCCGCTCGACCGTTTCTTCGGCCTGAGCGCCGCGGGCAGTTCGGTCCCGCAGGAACTCCGCGCGGGCCTCACGACCTTCCTGACCATGAGTTACATCCTGTTCGTGAACCCGCAGGTGCTCGGCACGGCCATCGGGGTGCCGAACGCGTTCGTGCAGCTGCTCATGACGACCGCGATTGCCGCCGCGTTCGGTTCGCTGGCCATGGGCCTGATCGCCCGCTACCCGTTCGCGCAGGCGCCGGGCATGGGCCTGAACGCCTTCTTCGCGTTCACGGTCGTGCAGGGCATGGGCGTGCCGTGGCAGACGGCGCTGGGCGCGGTGTTCATCTCGGGGGCGCTGTTCGTGGTCCTCAGTGCGCTGGGCGCGCGCCAGGCGATCGTGCGGGCCATCCCGCTCGGCCTGAAGTTCGCGATCACCGCCGGGATCGGGGCGTTCCTGGCGTTCCTGGGGCTGCGCAGCGCCGGCATCGTGGTCAGCAATCCCGCGACCATGCTGGCGCTGGGGAACGTGGCGGCGCCCGGCGCGTGGCTGGCGGCGGCCGGGCTGGTCATCACGGCGGCGCTGACGGTGCGGCGCGTGACCGGCGCGATCCTGTACGGCATCCTGCTCACCACGCTCGCCGCGGTCATCCTGCGCCTCCCGGTGTACCCGGGCGGGCCGGACGGCGCCCTGCAGGCCTTCGGGGGGTTCACGGGCCGCCTGGGCATCCTGGACGCCCCGGTGTGGCCGTCGGCGCTGGTCGGTCAGCTTGACATCGCCGGCGCGTTCGGGCTGGGCCTGCTGAGCGTGGTGTTCACGTTCTTCTTCGTGGATTTCTTCGATGCGACCGGCACCCTGACCGGCCTCGCCCAGAAGGCCGGCTACCTGGACGAACAGGGGGACATGCCGCGCGCGCGGCGCACCTTCGCCATGGACGGCCTGGCCGCCATGTTCGGCGCGTTCATGGGCACGAGCACCACGACCGCGTACGTCGAGAGCGCCAGCGGGATCGGTGCGGGCGGCCGCACCGGCCTGAGTGCCGTCACGGTGGGCGCGCTGTTCCTGCTCAGCACCTTCCTGTGGCCGCTGGCCGCCGCGATTCCCGGCGCGGCCACCGCGCCCGCCCTGATCCTGGTCGGGGCGCTGATGATGGAAGGCGTGAAGTTCATCGACTGGGACGACCTGAGTGAGAGTCTCCCGGCCTTCCTGACGATCATCGCCATGCCGCTGACCTTCTCCATCGCGAACGGCGTGAGTTTCGGGGTGCTGTCGTACTGCGCCCTGAAACTGCTGGCCGGGCGCGCGCGGGACGTCAGTCCGATCCTGTACGGCGTGGCGGCGCTGCTGCTCGCCCGGTACGTGTTCCTGTCGGCCGGCTGA
- a CDS encoding TerD family protein, producing the protein MAVSLSKGGNVSLSKEAPGLSAITIGLGWDPRATDGQQFDLDGSVFLLNAGGKVRSDSDFIFYNNKTSADGSVTHAGDNTTGQGDGDDETVEVNLAGVPADVDRIAVCVTIHEADTRGQNFGQVSKAYIRILNKTGGAEIARYDLSEDASTDTAMIFGEVYRNGADWKFRAVGQGYAGGLAPLARNFGVNV; encoded by the coding sequence ATGGCAGTATCCCTTTCCAAAGGCGGCAACGTTTCTCTTTCCAAGGAAGCCCCGGGCCTCAGCGCCATCACCATCGGCCTGGGCTGGGACCCCCGCGCCACCGACGGGCAGCAGTTCGACCTCGACGGCAGCGTGTTCCTGCTGAACGCCGGCGGCAAGGTCCGCAGCGACAGCGACTTCATCTTCTACAACAACAAGACCAGCGCCGACGGCAGCGTCACGCACGCCGGTGACAACACCACCGGCCAGGGCGACGGCGACGACGAGACCGTCGAGGTGAACCTCGCGGGCGTGCCGGCCGACGTGGACAGGATCGCCGTGTGCGTCACCATCCACGAGGCCGACACCCGCGGCCAGAACTTCGGTCAGGTCAGCAAGGCCTACATCCGCATCCTGAACAAGACCGGCGGCGCCGAGATCGCCCGCTACGACCTCTCCGAGGACGCCAGCACCGACACCGCCATGATCTTCGGCGAGGTCTACCGCAACGGCGCCGACTGGAAATTCCGCGCGGTCGGCCAGGGCTACGCCGGCGGCCTCGCCCCGCTGGCCCGCAACTTCGGCGTGAACGTCTGA
- the pstB gene encoding phosphate ABC transporter ATP-binding protein PstB, which translates to MTPILSAQNVNIYYGEKQAVKGVNLDVEPGTVNALIGPSGCGKTTFLRAINRMHDLTPGARVEGTILLDGQDVYGPGVDPVNMRRRVGMVFQKPNPFPTMSVFDNVVSGLKLAGMRDQKRLMEIAERSLRGAALWEEVKDRLKTPATGLSGGQQQRLCIARALAVEPEILLMDEPTSALDPASTAKIEDLMSDLKKVTTIVIVTHNMHQAARVSDTTSFFLNGDLVEHGVTDQIFTSPRDERTEAYVTGRFG; encoded by the coding sequence ATGACCCCCATCCTCAGCGCCCAGAACGTCAACATCTACTACGGTGAGAAACAGGCCGTCAAGGGCGTGAACCTCGACGTGGAACCCGGCACCGTGAACGCCCTGATCGGCCCCAGCGGCTGCGGCAAGACCACCTTCCTGCGCGCCATCAACCGCATGCATGACCTGACGCCCGGCGCCCGCGTCGAGGGCACCATCCTGCTCGACGGACAGGACGTGTACGGCCCGGGCGTGGACCCCGTGAACATGCGCCGCCGCGTGGGCATGGTCTTCCAGAAACCCAACCCCTTCCCGACCATGAGCGTGTTCGACAACGTCGTCTCGGGCCTGAAGCTCGCCGGGATGCGCGACCAGAAACGCCTGATGGAGATCGCCGAACGCTCCCTGCGCGGCGCGGCCCTCTGGGAGGAGGTCAAGGACCGCCTCAAGACGCCCGCCACCGGCCTCAGCGGCGGGCAGCAGCAGCGCCTGTGCATCGCCCGCGCCCTGGCGGTCGAACCGGAAATCCTGCTGATGGACGAACCCACCAGCGCCCTGGACCCCGCCAGCACCGCCAAGATCGAGGACCTGATGAGCGACCTGAAGAAGGTCACGACCATCGTGATCGTCACGCACAACATGCACCAGGCGGCCCGCGTGAGCGACACCACCAGCTTCTTCCTGAACGGCGACCTCGTCGAGCATGGCGTGACCGACCAGATCTTCACCAGTCCCCGCGACGAACGCACCGAGGCGTACGTCACCGGCCGCTTCGGCTGA
- a CDS encoding PhoU domain-containing protein, with amino-acid sequence MTARLDEQLSAVRGQFLSMQDHLVAQLRRLGEPTRDPAQLISDVQALDRQIDEAERAAVQGVLRLLALQSPVARDLRLTVLILQSTPDLERAGDYARHLSRTPDVAGTEGRLALGDLTVMAATLRAATFPGDAGLAAQVRELDARVDARVDAATAALIARPGGPDALAAAGWWRSAERLGDHLKNVAGRLETLYR; translated from the coding sequence GTGACCGCCCGCCTCGACGAGCAACTGAGCGCCGTGCGCGGCCAGTTCCTGAGCATGCAGGACCACCTCGTCGCGCAGCTGCGGCGGCTGGGCGAGCCCACCCGCGATCCGGCGCAGCTGATCAGCGACGTGCAGGCCCTGGACCGTCAGATCGACGAGGCCGAGCGGGCCGCGGTGCAGGGCGTCCTGCGCCTGCTGGCGCTGCAGTCCCCGGTCGCGCGGGACCTGCGCCTGACGGTGCTGATCCTGCAGAGCACCCCGGACCTGGAACGCGCCGGCGACTACGCCCGGCACCTGTCCCGCACGCCGGACGTGGCCGGCACCGAGGGCCGGCTGGCGCTCGGGGACCTGACCGTGATGGCCGCCACGCTGCGCGCCGCGACCTTCCCGGGCGACGCCGGGCTGGCCGCGCAGGTGCGGGAACTCGACGCCCGCGTCGACGCGCGCGTCGACGCGGCCACTGCCGCGCTGATCGCCCGGCCCGGCGGTCCCGACGCCCTGGCGGCCGCCGGCTGGTGGCGGAGCGCCGAACGGCTCGGGGACCACCTGAAGAACGTCGCGGGGCGCCTCGAGACGCTGTACCGCTGA
- the pstA gene encoding phosphate ABC transporter permease PstA — protein sequence MLMGGLILLATLLVVAPLILIFAYLIREGLGAVNLDFFTKVPAPEGETGGGLANAILGSVEMLAMASVLGVLVGVSGGIFLSEYPRHPLMPTVRMISDVLAGIPAIVMGLVAYGLIVLQFGFSGFAGALALGFLMMPIVVRTTEEVLKLVPQTVREAGLALGLPKWLVTLRIVLPAAAGGIVTGVMLALARVAGEAAPLLFTAFGNSAINLDPSKPMSALPLEIYRGATSAYDENQRLAKAGALLLITLIFLTSLLARRASRRK from the coding sequence ATGCTGATGGGCGGCCTGATCCTCCTCGCGACCCTGCTGGTCGTCGCGCCCCTGATCCTGATCTTCGCGTACCTGATCCGCGAGGGCCTGGGCGCCGTCAACCTGGACTTCTTCACGAAGGTGCCCGCCCCGGAAGGCGAGACGGGCGGCGGCCTCGCCAACGCCATCCTGGGCAGCGTCGAGATGCTCGCCATGGCCAGCGTGCTGGGCGTGCTGGTCGGCGTGTCCGGCGGGATCTTCCTCTCCGAGTACCCGCGCCACCCGCTGATGCCCACCGTCCGCATGATCAGCGACGTGCTGGCCGGCATTCCCGCCATCGTCATGGGTCTGGTCGCCTACGGGCTGATCGTGCTGCAGTTCGGGTTTTCCGGGTTCGCCGGGGCGCTCGCGCTGGGGTTCCTGATGATGCCCATCGTGGTCCGCACCACCGAGGAAGTCCTGAAGCTCGTGCCGCAGACCGTGCGCGAGGCCGGACTGGCGCTGGGCCTCCCCAAGTGGCTGGTCACGCTGCGCATCGTGCTGCCCGCCGCGGCCGGCGGGATCGTGACCGGCGTGATGCTGGCCCTGGCCCGCGTGGCCGGCGAGGCCGCCCCGCTGCTGTTCACGGCCTTCGGCAACAGCGCCATCAACCTGGACCCCAGCAAACCCATGAGCGCGCTGCCGCTCGAGATCTACCGCGGCGCCACCAGCGCCTACGACGAGAACCAGCGCCTCGCCAAGGCCGGCGCGCTGCTGCTGATCACCCTGATCTTCCTGACCAGCCTGCTGGCCCGCCGCGCCAGCCGCCGGAAATAA
- a CDS encoding sensor histidine kinase, with protein MPPGDAPRTVPASLSATAVRAALDVLPHQTAILDHDGVIVLCNRAWLEFMRENGGNPATCGPGVNYLNVCENATGLCADEGEEVARGMRDVLGGRRESFSTEYPCHSPTEQRWFRLTVTPFDDGPSRYLLATHENVTERRHVEIREADMDAEVRQEVALRTITLRNEVNELDSFIGAVSHDLRAPVRHIQGFLTLLRRRLDPRLGEEDRRLLTVIDGATQRLNSMIDELLKLARVTQTALQIRELNLAQVVLRAWANLAPETEGREIDWVAGDLPVVRGDPQLLTLAFENLLSNAVKYTSGRARAKIEVGARDVGDHWVVFVQDDGVGFDPRYTERLFGAFQRLHSEQEFSGVGMGLANVKRIVTRHGGQVWAESHPGEGATFYLSFPKPAR; from the coding sequence ATGCCTCCGGGTGACGCGCCACGCACAGTTCCTGCTTCCCTGTCCGCCACCGCGGTGCGGGCGGCGCTCGACGTGCTGCCGCACCAGACGGCCATCCTCGACCACGACGGGGTGATCGTGCTGTGTAACCGCGCGTGGCTGGAATTCATGCGTGAGAACGGCGGGAACCCGGCCACCTGCGGCCCGGGCGTGAACTACCTGAACGTCTGCGAGAACGCCACGGGCCTGTGCGCGGACGAGGGCGAGGAGGTCGCGCGCGGCATGCGCGACGTGCTCGGCGGGCGGCGGGAGAGTTTCAGCACCGAGTACCCCTGCCACAGCCCCACCGAGCAGCGCTGGTTCCGGCTGACCGTCACGCCCTTCGACGACGGGCCCAGCCGCTACCTGCTCGCCACGCACGAGAACGTCACGGAACGCCGGCACGTGGAGATCCGCGAGGCCGACATGGACGCCGAGGTGCGGCAGGAGGTGGCGCTGCGGACCATCACCCTGCGCAACGAGGTCAATGAACTCGACTCGTTCATCGGGGCGGTCTCGCACGACCTGCGCGCCCCGGTGCGGCACATCCAGGGCTTCCTGACGCTGCTGCGCCGCCGCCTCGACCCCCGGCTGGGCGAGGAGGACCGCCGGCTGCTGACTGTCATTGACGGCGCGACCCAGCGGCTGAACTCGATGATCGACGAGCTGCTGAAACTCGCCCGCGTAACCCAGACCGCCCTGCAGATCCGTGAACTGAACCTCGCGCAGGTGGTCCTGCGGGCCTGGGCGAACCTCGCGCCGGAAACCGAGGGCCGCGAGATCGACTGGGTGGCAGGTGACCTGCCGGTGGTGCGCGGCGACCCGCAGCTGCTCACGCTGGCCTTCGAGAACCTGCTGAGCAACGCCGTGAAGTACACCAGCGGCCGGGCCCGCGCCAAGATCGAGGTGGGCGCCCGTGACGTCGGGGACCACTGGGTGGTGTTCGTGCAGGACGACGGGGTGGGCTTCGACCCGCGCTACACCGAGCGTCTGTTCGGGGCCTTCCAGCGCCTGCACTCCGAGCAGGAATTCTCGGGGGTGGGCATGGGCCTCGCGAACGTGAAACGCATCGTCACCCGGCACGGCGGGCAGGTCTGGGCCGAGAGCCATCCGGGCGAGGGCGCGACCTTCTACCTCAGTTTTCCCAAACCTGCCCGTTGA
- a CDS encoding DUF475 domain-containing protein translates to MNTFRQYFGFATLVSVVCLALAAWDGYVRGGSTLTALLNALIIAVLLGILEVSLSFDNAVVNASVLRTMSEKWQRRFLTWGILIAVFGMRFIFPIVIVALTSGLGMIEVVRAAFGQPEFYAQQLEKAHVAISAFGGAFLMMVFLKYFMDPDKEEHWLQRTEGVLSRIGKLDTVQAVIVGVLLLVITQYFVAPEEKLQALSAGFIGLLVYLAMDAVGNLFGSDNVTAKAGAAGFSAFMYLEILDASFSLDGVIGAFALTTDIVLIAAGLTIGAIFVRSLTVMMVKKGTLEAYRFLEHGAHYGIGALAIIMLISMNRDVHIPEVVTGLIGAGFIVVAVISSMRANKRDLPA, encoded by the coding sequence ATGAATACCTTCCGTCAGTACTTCGGCTTCGCCACCCTCGTCTCGGTGGTCTGCCTCGCGCTGGCCGCCTGGGACGGCTACGTCCGCGGCGGCAGCACCCTCACCGCCCTGCTCAACGCGCTGATCATCGCCGTGCTGCTGGGCATCCTCGAGGTGAGCCTGTCCTTCGACAACGCCGTCGTGAACGCCAGCGTCCTGCGCACCATGAGCGAGAAGTGGCAGCGCCGCTTCCTGACCTGGGGCATCCTGATCGCGGTGTTCGGGATGCGCTTCATCTTCCCGATCGTGATCGTCGCCCTGACCTCGGGCCTGGGCATGATCGAGGTCGTCCGCGCCGCCTTCGGACAGCCGGAATTCTACGCGCAGCAGCTGGAAAAGGCGCACGTCGCCATCAGCGCCTTCGGCGGCGCGTTCCTGATGATGGTGTTCCTGAAGTACTTCATGGACCCCGACAAGGAGGAACACTGGCTCCAGCGCACCGAGGGCGTCCTGTCCCGCATCGGGAAACTCGACACCGTCCAGGCCGTGATCGTCGGCGTGCTCCTGCTCGTCATCACCCAGTACTTCGTGGCGCCCGAGGAGAAACTCCAGGCGCTCAGCGCCGGTTTCATCGGCCTGCTGGTGTACCTCGCCATGGACGCCGTCGGGAACCTGTTCGGCAGTGACAACGTGACCGCCAAGGCCGGCGCCGCCGGCTTCAGCGCCTTCATGTACCTCGAGATCCTGGACGCCAGCTTCAGTCTCGACGGCGTGATCGGCGCCTTCGCCCTGACGACCGACATCGTGCTGATCGCCGCGGGCCTCACCATCGGCGCGATCTTCGTGCGCTCCCTGACCGTCATGATGGTCAAGAAAGGCACGCTGGAAGCCTACCGGTTCCTGGAACACGGCGCGCACTACGGCATCGGCGCGCTCGCCATCATCATGCTGATCAGCATGAACCGCGACGTGCACATCCCGGAGGTCGTGACCGGCCTGATCGGCGCGGGCTTCATCGTGGTGGCCGTGATCTCCAGCATGCGCGCGAACAAACGCGACCTGCCCGCCTGA
- a CDS encoding VWA domain-containing protein yields MLTLQTGQKARLSDLGSGTLSVTARVTGPAPEYDLILFGLDDHDRLSDDRYMVFYNQPRSPEGALTLQGRAPGEQTFTADLNALPAGVRRLSLAATVDGGATFAQIDHADVTLRMDGVPVASYRVTGQDFQQERAVMLLDVYHRDVWRVWAVGQGFNGGLDALVRHFGGEVADTPAPPAAPVNLRKERQRVLLEKAEATSPHLVSLIKTANVSLEKRGLGEALYRVNLVLDISGSMSREYRSGAVQALAERALALAARLDDDGQVDVYLFGIRAHRAGSLSLDNARGFVDRLNVKLEAGTHYSPVMQLVREDARQAGGTTPTLVLFITDGGSSNRDAVIRQMTDASHEPIFWKFMGIDQGGVNFNFLEKLDDLRGRAVDNADFFSVPAPITIPDAPLFDLLVNELDTWQAAARAARILR; encoded by the coding sequence ATGTTGACCTTGCAGACGGGCCAGAAGGCCCGCCTCTCCGACCTGGGCAGCGGCACGCTGAGCGTCACGGCCCGCGTGACCGGCCCCGCCCCGGAATACGACCTGATCCTGTTCGGCCTGGACGACCACGACCGCCTGAGCGACGACCGGTACATGGTCTTCTACAACCAGCCCCGCTCGCCCGAGGGCGCGCTGACCCTGCAGGGACGTGCGCCCGGCGAGCAGACCTTCACGGCCGACCTGAACGCCCTGCCCGCCGGCGTGCGCCGCCTGAGTCTGGCCGCCACGGTGGACGGCGGGGCGACCTTCGCGCAGATCGACCACGCCGACGTGACCCTCCGGATGGACGGCGTACCCGTCGCCAGCTACCGCGTGACCGGCCAGGACTTCCAGCAGGAGCGGGCCGTGATGCTGCTCGACGTGTACCACCGGGACGTCTGGCGCGTCTGGGCGGTCGGGCAGGGCTTCAACGGCGGCCTGGACGCACTGGTCCGGCACTTCGGGGGAGAGGTGGCCGACACCCCCGCCCCGCCCGCCGCGCCGGTCAACCTGCGCAAGGAACGCCAGCGCGTCCTGCTGGAGAAGGCCGAGGCCACCAGCCCACACCTGGTCAGCCTGATCAAGACCGCGAACGTCAGCCTGGAGAAACGCGGTCTGGGCGAGGCCCTCTACCGCGTGAACCTGGTGCTGGACATCAGCGGCAGCATGAGCCGCGAGTACCGCAGCGGGGCCGTCCAGGCCCTCGCCGAGCGCGCCCTGGCCCTCGCCGCCCGCCTGGACGACGACGGACAGGTGGACGTGTACCTGTTCGGCATCAGGGCCCACCGCGCCGGCAGCCTCTCCCTGGACAACGCCCGCGGCTTCGTGGACCGCCTGAACGTGAAACTGGAGGCCGGCACCCACTACAGCCCGGTCATGCAGCTCGTCCGTGAGGACGCCCGGCAGGCCGGCGGGACCACCCCCACCCTGGTGCTGTTCATCACGGACGGCGGCAGCAGCAACCGGGACGCCGTGATCCGCCAGATGACCGACGCCTCCCACGAACCGATCTTCTGGAAGTTCATGGGCATCGACCAGGGCGGCGTGAACTTCAACTTCCTGGAAAAACTCGACGACCTGCGCGGCCGCGCGGTCGACAACGCCGACTTCTTCAGCGTCCCCGCGCCCATCACCATCCCCGACGCGCCCCTGTTCGACCTGCTCGTGAACGAACTCGACACCTGGCAGGCCGCCGCCCGCGCCGCCCGCATCCTTCGCTGA
- a CDS encoding molecular chaperone → MTAPHTDRCWTPRLLCAALLWLAAQAGAQGFGFTPTVLTLDPTRTLSTQTTMLNTGRVAAKFRVEVRAWKVVNGAMVLQDTRDLVVNPTEFVLPGGGSQVVRVGLRKKPGAQELTFRLIVQQQPYGQSVPQSVVNADGIDIKLDMPTNYSLPVYVAPPSAAPRMTYDAQVVPGGVDLRLENAGTRHETFNALIARRGGLSVNVPSFAVLGGARQVLQLEGLEQAAGPLTLSFVNAEGKASNVTIPLP, encoded by the coding sequence ATGACCGCGCCGCACACCGACCGCTGCTGGACCCCGCGCCTCCTGTGCGCCGCCCTCCTGTGGCTGGCCGCGCAGGCCGGCGCCCAGGGCTTCGGCTTCACGCCGACCGTCCTGACGCTCGATCCCACCCGGACCCTCAGCACCCAGACGACCATGCTGAACACCGGCCGCGTCGCCGCGAAATTCCGGGTGGAGGTCCGCGCCTGGAAGGTCGTGAACGGCGCGATGGTCCTGCAGGACACCCGCGACCTCGTGGTGAACCCCACCGAATTCGTGCTGCCCGGCGGCGGCTCGCAGGTCGTGCGGGTCGGTCTGCGCAAGAAACCCGGCGCGCAGGAACTCACCTTCCGCCTGATCGTGCAGCAGCAGCCGTACGGCCAGAGCGTGCCGCAGAGCGTCGTGAACGCCGACGGCATCGACATCAAGCTCGACATGCCCACGAACTACTCGCTGCCGGTGTACGTTGCGCCGCCCAGCGCCGCCCCGCGCATGACCTACGACGCGCAGGTCGTGCCGGGCGGCGTGGACCTGCGCCTGGAGAACGCCGGCACCCGCCACGAGACCTTCAACGCCCTGATCGCCCGGCGCGGCGGCCTCAGCGTGAACGTGCCGTCCTTCGCGGTGCTGGGGGGCGCCCGTCAGGTCCTGCAGCTCGAGGGCCTGGAACAGGCGGCCGGTCCCCTGACCCTCTCGTTCGTGAACGCCGAAGGGAAGGCGAGCAATGTCACGATTCCACTGCCCTGA
- a CDS encoding TerD family protein: MPISLQKGQQISLAKEAGPSLQTVRMGLGWDAIKKKGFLGFGGGSADVDLDANALMFDAAGQLVDAVWFRQLQSKDGSVRHSGDNRTGAGDGDDETITVDLTRVPASVQTVIFSVNNYTGQNFSQVDNAYCRLVNTQGEREIARFNLSVQGDHTAMILASLRRSGSDWTMTAIGTPSRGRTFNDNLPDMRPHL; the protein is encoded by the coding sequence ATGCCCATCTCCCTCCAGAAAGGCCAGCAGATCAGCCTCGCCAAGGAAGCCGGCCCCAGCCTCCAGACCGTCCGCATGGGACTCGGCTGGGACGCCATCAAGAAGAAGGGCTTCCTGGGCTTCGGCGGCGGCAGCGCCGACGTGGACCTCGACGCCAACGCCCTGATGTTCGACGCGGCCGGGCAGCTGGTCGACGCCGTGTGGTTCCGGCAACTCCAGAGCAAGGACGGCAGTGTCCGCCACAGCGGCGACAACCGCACCGGCGCCGGGGACGGCGACGACGAGACCATCACCGTGGACCTGACCCGCGTGCCCGCCAGCGTGCAGACCGTGATCTTCAGCGTGAACAACTACACCGGCCAGAACTTCAGTCAGGTCGACAACGCCTACTGCCGCCTCGTGAACACCCAGGGCGAACGCGAGATCGCGCGCTTCAACCTGAGCGTGCAGGGCGACCACACCGCCATGATTCTCGCCAGCCTGCGCCGCAGCGGCAGCGACTGGACCATGACCGCCATCGGCACGCCCTCACGCGGCCGCACCTTCAACGACAACCTGCCCGACATGCGCCCCCACCTGTAA